The nucleotide sequence AATGCTAACTTCATGCAGTACAAAAATAAAATATGTCAAAGTACCGCTTTCTACGCCTCCAGAAATATTTATTATAAACTCCCCATTCATCATTTCTCTTATAAAGTACCTTAGGCTATTTCTAAATTATCTATTTTTTCTATTTCACTTTTCAAATTATCTTTATCTAATTTTATAACTGTTAATTGATTTATTGGCTGTGCTATTTCATAATCTTCAAGCTGCTTTCTCCATTTATCTATAGTGTTATCGTCCATTTCTACAGGGCTAAGGATCCCTCATCTCAGTAGGAGGGGAAACGGGTCTCCCCTGGATGTGTGCGGGACCCTCGTGCTTCCTCTCGAGTGGAGACGGGTGTGTCGGGAACTTCTTGAGTTGCAGAAAGGGTGTGAAGGACCCTTTGGAAGTTCCAGGGGTTAGATGTGATTAGCCTCGAGAAGCCTCAGCGGAAATGGGCCTCATCTCGCCTGGAGGGCAAAACCTCCTGGATTTTCTCGAGTTGCGGCAGGTGCTCTCGACTTACGACGGGGCCCTCAGGGACCCGCTCTGGTGGCCTCAGGAAAGGCCAGTCCCCATGCGAGTTCCTCGGGGGCCTTTCGGAATTCCTCTCCCGCTGATGCCGGGGCCTAAGACCTTGTGTGAACTCAGGGCCGGAACCTGAGGATTCCTCTCCAGTGCTGACATGGATCTTGGGGTACTTCTGGAGTCTCCCCAGGGGAGTCAGTCCTCGTCTCGAATGCGGGCATGCACTTGCGCTTTCCTCCAGAGCGGTAGCAGCAGTGTCACGCAGTCCGCCCCGTGGATCAAAGCATCTATGGTTTTCCCTCGTGTCTTTCCCACGAGGCTTTCCCACGAGGCTTTCCCACAGGGCTGTCCCACGTGCACACGTGGTGGGAGTCGATCCTCGGCTTGAACGTCAAGGCAGTGCAGGGAAAACAGGTTCCTCTGGAATGGACTGACACATCTGGGGGACTCTTGGAATGGTGGCACGACCCTGGAGTTCCTCTCGCCTTTCCTGTGGAGAGCGCCTCCTCTTGAGATGCGACGGGAACGCCGGGAATTCTTTCCCTACGAAACAGGGAAAGGATCCCTCATCTCGAGCTCGGAGGCGGAAACGGGGCTCCCCTGGATGTGTTCGGGACCCTCGTGCTTCCTCTCGAGTGGAGACGGGTGTGTCGGGAACTTCTTGAGTTGCAGAAAGGGTGTGAAGGACCCTTTGGAAGTTCCAGGGGTTAGATGTGATTAGCCTCGAGAAGCCTCAGCGGAAATGGGCCTCATCTCGCCTGGAGGGCAAAACCTCCTGGTTTTTCTCGAGTTGCGGGTAAACTTTGTATATCATGCTTAGAAGGTTTATCGAAGTATATGGGTATTCCAATAACGATTGTTTGTGAATATGAGGAGTAATTTATGCTGAAAGGTATTTTTTTTCAAAATAAATATTTAATCAATATAAACTGTATATCAAATATTTATTTTGATGAAGATAAAAAAACTATAAAAATATTTACTTTAGAAAGCGGATTGCCTACAACAATAGAATGTGATTCAGAAGATGAATATAATAAATATTATAATGTTCTAAGCTCATTATTTGATATAGTAGAGATATAAAAAATGATTAAAGCGATTATTAATTATAATGATGTAAATGATGAGTTCAGAAGAATGAATGATATTCTAGGAATATTAAAATATAAATACAAAAATATTAATGTTAGTTATAAAAAACTAAAAAAGAAAAATGAATTGTTTGTAATCTCTATCAAACAGCAGCAGCGGCTAAAGTAGGAGAATTAATAAGCGTTCATGTAATACCAAGACCTCATGAAGAAGTGGAATCTTTGCTTCCTAATAATCCTCCTGTTAATAATAGTGATAAACAAGAGTAATATAAACAATAATGTATAGGTTTATTTATGAAAGTTTTAACAGAACAAATGCTGAGAAGTGAAATACTCAATAGAGATGTATCAGAATATTTTATAGAGGAAGGAGTTTTTGTTACACCTTCTGCTAAAGAATATTTGGCTTCCCGCAAAATAGAACTAAAAATAGCATCTAATAATCTTAATATTGGAAGTTCTACATCAAGCCCTAAATCTTATGGTATAAGAGAGATAGAGAATATGGGGTACTATATAGATTATGAAACAAATAAGAGATTGGATACTAAACCTGAAAATTATACTCATTTATATAATAATGTATTAGTGGAAAAGAATCACCCTAGAATAATGTTTAGAGGAAAATTAGATAGTCTTCTTGCTTTGATAATAGATATACAATATGAGTTTAAAGAAAAGCATGAAGATAAATTATTAGAATATTTAAAAAAATATCAGAAACTTATTCATACAATATTATATTCTGAGGTTTCAAATAAAGGTTTGGAATTTGACACTATATTCGGCTTGACAGAAGAAGAGATAAGAAAGATATCTCATCACCCTAAAGAGTATTTCGGATGTGATCATATATTTGTTAATTATAATATGCCCTATACTGTTATAAAACTTAATTTAATAAGAACGGCAGTTAGAGAAGCAGAATTAATAGCTTATAATGCCTTGAAAAATGAAAGAGAAGATCTCATCAAATTATTAAATCGTATGAGCAGTGCTATTTATATATTGATGTTGATGGCATATACAGGTAAGGATGTAACCAAATGAATGGACAATCGCTTTTGATTAGGAATATATCTGATTCTATTAAGTATGAACTGAGTAAAAGAAGAATTATAAAAGTGGAAATATCTGCTAGGCATGTTCATTTGTCTAAAAAAGATTTAGAAACATTATTTGGTGTTGATTATTCTTTAACTCCTAAGAGAGAGCTTTCTCAGCCTGGGCAGTATTTAAGCGGTGAGAGAGTTAAACTTATAGGACCAAAGTCTGAAATGCGTAATGTTGCAATATTGGGACCTACTAGAAAAGATACCCAAGTTGAATTATCTTTGTCTGATGCTAGGGCTTTAGGTGTTAAAGATATTACAATTAATGAGTCTGGATATCTTCAAGGTGCTGGAAGTATAATTATTGTTGGTGAGAATGGACGCATAGAAGCTAGAAATTCTGTTATAATTGCAAAAAGGCATATTCATTTAAGAAAAAAAGATGCTGAAGAATGGAATATAGAAAATGGTCAGATTGTTAAAGTTAAAGTTTATGGTGTTAGAGCTTTAATATTTGATGAGGTTGTTGCAAGGGTAAGTGATAGATTTATGCCTGCTATGCATATAGATTTTGATGAAGCTAATGCATGCGGTTTGCTTAATCAAGGTTATGGAGAAATCATTTTATGAGTTTTTCATTTGAGCATGTTAATTCACTTATAGATGAAACTACTGAGTGCATAGAAAAAGTAAATGATTTCAATATAAATGATAAGT is from Brachyspira hampsonii and encodes:
- a CDS encoding ethanolamine utilization protein, coding for MKVLTEQMLRSEILNRDVSEYFIEEGVFVTPSAKEYLASRKIELKIASNNLNIGSSTSSPKSYGIREIENMGYYIDYETNKRLDTKPENYTHLYNNVLVEKNHPRIMFRGKLDSLLALIIDIQYEFKEKHEDKLLEYLKKYQKLIHTILYSEVSNKGLEFDTIFGLTEEEIRKISHHPKEYFGCDHIFVNYNMPYTVIKLNLIRTAVREAELIAYNALKNEREDLIKLLNRMSSAIYILMLMAYTGKDVTK
- the pduL gene encoding phosphate propanoyltransferase yields the protein MNGQSLLIRNISDSIKYELSKRRIIKVEISARHVHLSKKDLETLFGVDYSLTPKRELSQPGQYLSGERVKLIGPKSEMRNVAILGPTRKDTQVELSLSDARALGVKDITINESGYLQGAGSIIIVGENGRIEARNSVIIAKRHIHLRKKDAEEWNIENGQIVKVKVYGVRALIFDEVVARVSDRFMPAMHIDFDEANACGLLNQGYGEIIL